In Thermococcus stetteri, a genomic segment contains:
- the sufC gene encoding Fe-S cluster assembly ATPase SufC has protein sequence MLKVENLHVSVEDRTILNGVNLTVNPSEFHVIMGPNGSGKSTLALTVAGHPKYRVTEGKIIFEGEDITELGPYERAKKGILLAFQVPPEVDGVKVIEFLQQVLVELKGMDPADAYDLVVEKAGELWFKEEDLHRYVNVGFSGGERKRLELLQALLIEPKLLILDEPDSGVDVDSLSIISRKIEELHKKGTAILLITHYGRILGHLDRERLTVHVMKDGRIVKTGSGELVDQIDREGFAKIFEEVGA, from the coding sequence ATGCTCAAAGTTGAGAACCTTCACGTTTCGGTTGAAGACAGGACGATTCTCAATGGAGTTAACCTGACAGTGAACCCCAGCGAATTCCACGTAATCATGGGTCCAAACGGTTCAGGGAAGTCAACGCTCGCCCTTACGGTAGCAGGGCATCCAAAGTACAGGGTCACCGAAGGAAAGATAATCTTTGAGGGCGAAGACATCACCGAGCTCGGCCCGTACGAGAGGGCAAAGAAGGGAATCCTGCTCGCTTTTCAGGTTCCGCCGGAAGTCGACGGCGTCAAGGTCATTGAGTTCCTCCAGCAGGTTCTGGTGGAGCTAAAGGGAATGGACCCAGCTGATGCCTACGACCTCGTCGTTGAGAAGGCCGGGGAGCTGTGGTTCAAGGAAGAGGATTTGCACCGCTACGTCAACGTTGGCTTCTCAGGTGGAGAGAGGAAGAGGCTCGAGCTCCTCCAGGCGCTCCTCATCGAGCCGAAGCTCCTCATCCTCGACGAGCCGGACAGTGGCGTCGATGTCGACTCGCTCAGCATAATCAGTAGGAAGATAGAAGAGCTACACAAGAAAGGAACCGCGATACTCCTGATCACACACTACGGCAGGATCCTCGGCCACCTCGACAGGGAGAGACTGACCGTCCACGTCATGAAGGACGGCAGGATCGTAAAGACCGGCTCAGGCGAGCTTGTGGACCAGATAGACCGCGAAGGGTTTGCCAAGATATTCGAGGAGGTGGGAGCATGA
- a CDS encoding NifB/NifX family molybdenum-iron cluster-binding protein: MRIIVSTVTGGLDDRVNPAFGRTPTFTIVDVENGEIVNVQVVPNPGYSQPRGAGVTAAQFAIDQGADVVIAGQFGPNSSGVLQAAGIRMVSAPATMTVREAVEAFLGGELTTAVFGPEGGMGPGMGRGMGGGYGLGMGRGMGRGRGGGMGRGRGRGGGWGGY; this comes from the coding sequence ATGAGGATAATAGTTTCAACCGTGACCGGAGGGCTCGATGACAGGGTGAATCCTGCCTTCGGAAGGACGCCGACGTTCACGATCGTGGACGTTGAGAACGGAGAGATAGTCAACGTCCAGGTAGTGCCGAACCCGGGCTATTCACAGCCTAGGGGGGCAGGGGTTACGGCGGCCCAGTTTGCCATTGACCAGGGTGCCGACGTCGTGATCGCCGGCCAGTTCGGCCCCAACTCCTCAGGAGTTCTCCAGGCCGCGGGCATAAGAATGGTCTCTGCCCCAGCAACAATGACAGTCAGAGAGGCCGTTGAGGCATTCCTCGGGGGAGAGCTGACCACCGCGGTCTTCGGACCAGAGGGTGGAATGGGGCCAGGTATGGGGCGCGGTATGGGCGGTGGATACGGCCTCGGAATGGGCAGAGGAATGGGCCGTGGCAGAGGCGGTGGAATGGGAAGAGGACGCGGAAGAGGTGGCGGATGGGGCGGTTACTGA
- a CDS encoding MBL fold metallo-hydrolase, which yields MAAITILFENHAGWKKGLIGYHGFSALVEHNEYRVLVDTGTDGRVLLNNMRELGVEPDSIDALFLTHGHYDHTGGMVELLKARSEPLDVYAHPGIFARRVALKPRRREIGIPFIREELEALGAVFHLSEKPFEFLPGFISSGEIERKTWDMAVGYLVEGVKEIKDPVKDDIALILDLGRKVAVITGCGHSGILNIARHAVGLTGKPITALIGGFHLRGAPEHLLDDAVKGLKELGVERLYAGHCTGIDEYAYLKGHFELAEPLFVGKEIRV from the coding sequence ATGGCCGCCATTACCATCCTTTTTGAAAACCACGCCGGCTGGAAGAAGGGTTTGATCGGCTACCACGGTTTCTCCGCCCTCGTCGAGCACAATGAGTACAGGGTTCTCGTAGATACCGGCACGGATGGAAGGGTTCTTCTCAACAATATGCGGGAACTTGGGGTTGAACCGGATTCGATCGACGCGCTGTTCCTCACTCACGGCCACTACGACCATACAGGCGGAATGGTGGAGTTGCTCAAAGCTCGGAGCGAACCGCTCGACGTTTACGCCCACCCAGGGATCTTCGCCAGGAGGGTAGCTCTAAAGCCGAGGCGGAGGGAGATAGGTATTCCTTTCATAAGGGAGGAGCTTGAGGCCCTTGGAGCGGTCTTCCACCTGAGTGAGAAGCCCTTTGAGTTCCTTCCAGGCTTCATATCCTCGGGAGAGATTGAGAGAAAGACCTGGGACATGGCCGTTGGATATCTCGTTGAGGGAGTGAAAGAGATCAAAGACCCTGTTAAAGACGATATCGCACTTATACTCGACCTTGGGAGGAAAGTAGCCGTCATAACCGGGTGCGGGCATAGTGGAATCCTCAACATTGCTCGGCATGCGGTGGGCCTAACTGGAAAGCCGATAACGGCCCTGATCGGCGGCTTTCACCTGAGGGGAGCACCGGAGCACCTCTTAGACGACGCCGTTAAGGGGCTTAAAGAACTCGGCGTGGAGCGCTTATACGCGGGCCACTGCACGGGGATTGACGAGTACGCCTATCTCAAGGGGCACTTTGAGCTTGCGGAGCCTCTCTTTGTTGGGAAGGAGATTAGGGTATAG
- a CDS encoding SDR family oxidoreductase → MLSIDLSGKLAFTTASSKGIGFGVARVLAKAGADVILLSRSEENLKKAKEKIKAESDVDVSYIVADLTKREDLERTVKELGDIGEPEVFFFSTGGPKPGYFMEMEVEDWEGAVKLLLYPAVYLTKALVPAMERKGFGRIVYSTSVAIKEPIPNIALSNVVRISMAGLVRTLAKELGPKGITVNGIMPGIIRTDRMIQLAKDRAAREGKTVEEALADYAKPIPLGRLGEPEEIGYLVAFLASELGSYINGAMIPVDGGRLNSVF, encoded by the coding sequence GTGCTGAGTATAGACCTCTCTGGAAAGTTGGCATTTACGACGGCCTCAAGCAAGGGCATAGGCTTCGGCGTCGCGAGGGTTCTGGCAAAGGCCGGAGCCGATGTAATACTCCTCTCACGGAGTGAGGAGAACTTAAAGAAGGCGAAGGAGAAGATCAAGGCCGAGAGCGACGTTGATGTCAGCTACATCGTGGCAGACCTCACCAAGAGGGAAGATCTCGAAAGGACAGTGAAAGAACTCGGGGACATAGGCGAGCCAGAGGTATTCTTCTTCTCCACCGGCGGACCAAAGCCGGGCTACTTCATGGAGATGGAGGTGGAGGACTGGGAGGGAGCTGTTAAGCTTCTCCTCTATCCAGCCGTTTACTTGACGAAGGCCCTCGTTCCGGCCATGGAGAGAAAGGGCTTCGGGAGGATAGTTTACTCCACAAGCGTCGCCATAAAGGAGCCGATACCGAACATCGCCCTCAGCAACGTGGTCAGAATCTCAATGGCAGGCCTCGTGAGGACGCTCGCGAAAGAGCTCGGGCCGAAGGGGATAACAGTAAACGGCATAATGCCCGGCATCATAAGGACCGACAGGATGATACAGCTGGCCAAGGACAGGGCAGCGAGGGAAGGGAAGACCGTCGAGGAAGCTCTTGCCGACTACGCGAAGCCGATACCTCTCGGAAGGCTGGGAGAACCTGAGGAGATCGGCTACCTCGTGGCTTTCTTGGCCAGCGAGCTCGGGAGCTACATAAACGGGGCAATGATTCCAGTTGATGGAGGCAGGCTTAATTCGGTGTTTTAG
- a CDS encoding Lcl C-terminal domain-containing protein has translation MTDRATGLMWTKNDSGYCMNWEEALEYVQKMNEQNYLGYSDWRLPNVKELQSIVDYTRAPDASDPSHQGPAIDPIFNVTPIINEAGELDYPYYWTSTSARMHSGEPMYYAWYVAFGRAVNNEGLDFHGAGAVRFDTKVENRPAGEGGERICTFVRLVRDANSTQSVTGGNGG, from the coding sequence ATTACCGACAGGGCCACTGGTTTGATGTGGACTAAAAATGACAGCGGCTACTGCATGAACTGGGAGGAGGCTCTGGAGTACGTTCAGAAGATGAACGAGCAGAACTATCTCGGCTACAGCGACTGGCGCCTTCCGAACGTCAAGGAGCTTCAATCAATTGTGGATTACACTAGGGCACCGGATGCGAGTGATCCGTCCCACCAGGGGCCAGCGATTGACCCGATATTCAACGTGACTCCAATAATAAACGAGGCCGGTGAGCTTGACTATCCCTACTACTGGACGAGCACTTCAGCGCGAATGCACTCAGGAGAGCCGATGTACTACGCATGGTATGTGGCATTTGGCAGGGCAGTGAACAATGAAGGGCTGGACTTTCATGGAGCAGGAGCGGTTAGATTTGACACGAAGGTGGAAAATAGGCCCGCCGGGGAGGGCGGTGAGCGCATTTGCACTTTCGTCAGACTGGTAAGGGACGCCAATTCCACACAGAGTGTAACCGGCGGGAATGGTGGTTGA
- a CDS encoding antibiotic biosynthesis monooxygenase: MAIMRLWHGRVPREKGDAYERFLIERAVPDYSSVEGLLKLYFTRRDEENETHFLLVTIWDSWESIKKFAGETPELAKYYPEDDEFLLEKEKYVQHYEIFYEK, from the coding sequence ATGGCGATCATGAGGCTGTGGCACGGGCGCGTGCCGAGGGAAAAGGGAGACGCCTACGAGCGCTTTTTGATAGAGCGGGCGGTTCCTGACTACAGCTCCGTCGAGGGGCTTTTGAAGCTCTACTTCACGAGAAGGGACGAGGAGAACGAGACCCACTTCCTGCTCGTGACGATATGGGACTCCTGGGAGTCCATCAAGAAGTTCGCGGGCGAAACCCCAGAGCTGGCCAAGTACTACCCGGAGGATGACGAGTTCCTTCTGGAGAAGGAGAAGTACGTCCAGCACTACGAGATCTTCTACGAGAAATGA
- a CDS encoding DUF998 domain-containing protein, whose amino-acid sequence MRKSQLWAGLIAPLVAYSGILTAIYVNRSWWRLTDNAISDLGKLGLPHNWLLNVPLVITAVLAIYYASGLLGTAGNSVEKAGIWILIVGFVFLALIGLFPEGTSPHYYVSWGFFLTASFGLLIAGVGMGISGDRKMLYFTVVLFVLAWILALWAMRTFKGVAIPEFIGALTITLWHYTVLSKVLSKTQ is encoded by the coding sequence ATGAGGAAGTCTCAGCTCTGGGCGGGGCTCATAGCTCCTCTAGTCGCTTATTCCGGCATTCTTACTGCAATCTACGTGAATCGTTCGTGGTGGAGGTTGACTGACAACGCGATAAGCGACCTCGGGAAGCTCGGCCTCCCTCACAACTGGCTCCTAAACGTGCCGCTAGTGATAACTGCAGTGCTGGCAATATACTACGCCTCTGGTCTCCTTGGCACGGCTGGAAACAGTGTTGAGAAGGCTGGAATCTGGATTTTGATAGTGGGCTTCGTCTTTCTGGCTTTGATAGGACTCTTTCCAGAAGGAACTTCACCGCATTATTACGTCAGCTGGGGCTTCTTCCTGACGGCGAGCTTTGGGCTCCTGATAGCTGGCGTCGGCATGGGAATTTCAGGGGACAGGAAGATGCTGTACTTCACGGTGGTTCTCTTCGTTCTGGCGTGGATCCTCGCCCTCTGGGCCATGAGAACCTTCAAGGGAGTTGCAATACCGGAGTTCATTGGGGCATTGACTATAACTCTCTGGCACTACACAGTTCTTTCAAAAGTCCTGAGCAAAACCCAGTGA
- a CDS encoding DUF63 family protein, with amino-acid sequence MSVEGAVIDFFYRYFWEPMFTRSGYNAVNTFIYALLFGLGVIYTYRWIIKPLKIPVDERLFWAVTPMVVFGATVRALVDGGVLPEHPLILTPGIFFTAFFLILPAIYADSKLNMYPKITVAWGTILALWANYLLVTHAKNWEPYELTLIHTAVSFAAVFAYYKWRPFDKLYLYPVLAHFYDIASTVVAIHFYGYREVHWVENHLVSWFGAYIYYPWITLILVVVYYALKELVTDEEERRFWYLAIYILGLGPAIRDPAQMILQL; translated from the coding sequence ATGAGCGTTGAGGGGGCTGTAATTGACTTCTTTTACCGCTACTTTTGGGAACCGATGTTTACGAGGAGCGGCTACAATGCTGTTAATACATTCATCTACGCGCTGCTCTTTGGACTTGGTGTCATCTATACCTACAGGTGGATAATCAAGCCGCTAAAGATACCCGTTGATGAGAGGCTCTTCTGGGCGGTCACACCAATGGTCGTCTTCGGCGCGACGGTAAGGGCGCTTGTGGATGGTGGAGTCCTGCCCGAGCATCCGCTTATCCTCACTCCCGGAATCTTCTTCACGGCTTTCTTCCTTATACTGCCGGCCATATACGCCGATTCGAAGCTCAACATGTATCCCAAGATAACCGTTGCATGGGGCACGATACTGGCCCTCTGGGCAAACTACCTCTTGGTAACCCACGCTAAAAACTGGGAACCCTACGAGCTTACCCTTATCCACACTGCCGTGAGCTTTGCCGCAGTGTTCGCCTACTACAAGTGGAGGCCTTTCGACAAGCTCTATCTGTACCCGGTTCTGGCCCATTTTTACGACATAGCCTCAACGGTTGTTGCGATCCACTTCTACGGCTACCGTGAAGTCCACTGGGTCGAGAACCACCTCGTCAGCTGGTTTGGGGCCTACATCTACTACCCCTGGATAACCCTGATCCTCGTTGTGGTCTATTACGCCCTGAAGGAGCTCGTTACGGACGAAGAGGAGAGGCGCTTCTGGTATCTGGCCATCTACATCCTTGGTCTTGGGCCAGCTATAAGGGACCCCGCCCAGATGATTCTCCAGCTTTGA
- a CDS encoding energy-coupling factor transporter transmembrane component T family protein produces the protein MIGQFYIRKRSFFHSLDPRVKIIGTLLGIIMLMLFNQPTLLLALFIGLLIVGKFLAGADFSYQFKLLKPVFPIVLITLALWPVIYKPRLEGFFIGIAYSSRLLGFALVTFLLLMTTTQKELVLGFVRLGLPYELGLTLTIALRYIPTLYWLAGIIMDAQRSRGLELDKGNLFVRMRKMTAVLIPLIVASLKTAHELSIALESRAFGASKKRTFLRDLEMKPRDYVVLTLLLVGFVFALYARYVLGFGHVSFYQGGA, from the coding sequence GTGATCGGGCAGTTCTACATCAGAAAACGCTCCTTTTTCCACTCCCTTGATCCCAGGGTGAAGATAATCGGGACGCTCCTCGGGATAATTATGCTCATGCTCTTCAATCAGCCCACGCTCCTCCTTGCTCTGTTTATCGGCCTGCTCATCGTCGGAAAGTTCCTCGCCGGTGCGGACTTTTCATACCAGTTCAAACTCCTGAAGCCAGTCTTCCCGATAGTCCTGATAACCCTCGCCCTCTGGCCGGTGATATACAAACCGAGACTTGAGGGGTTCTTCATCGGGATTGCTTACTCTTCGAGGCTACTCGGCTTTGCGCTCGTGACTTTCCTCCTCCTGATGACCACTACTCAAAAGGAGCTCGTTCTGGGCTTCGTCAGGCTCGGCCTTCCCTACGAGCTCGGCCTGACCCTGACCATAGCCCTCCGCTACATCCCGACCCTCTACTGGCTGGCCGGGATCATAATGGACGCCCAGAGGAGCAGGGGGCTTGAACTCGACAAGGGAAACCTCTTCGTCAGGATGAGAAAGATGACCGCCGTTCTGATCCCGCTGATCGTCGCCTCGCTGAAGACGGCCCACGAGCTGAGCATCGCCCTCGAGAGCAGGGCCTTTGGGGCGAGCAAGAAGAGGACTTTTCTGAGGGATCTTGAGATGAAGCCGAGGGACTACGTGGTTCTTACGCTCCTCTTAGTGGGATTTGTTTTCGCGCTCTACGCCCGCTACGTTCTCGGCTTCGGGCACGTCAGCTTTTACCAAGGAGGGGCTTGA